The DNA sequence GCACTTTCAACAGTTATTGAGGATACCATACCTGTTAATATAGCATTTGTGAGTGCAAGTAGTGGGGGCTTATTAACAGGAAGAAGTGTTGTCTGGAACTTAGGAACTTTACAACCACAGGATTCTAAAAAAGTTAGATTGACGCTTCGTGCCGATGGTATAGGAAGGGCAATAAATAAAGCGACTGCAAAAGCAGTTTGCTCGGAGCCTGTGTCTGCATCGGCTGTAACAGAGATATTAGGTATTCCAGCAATCCTTCTTGAAGTAATAGATACTCTGGATCCAACAGAGGTTGGTGAAGCCGAAACCTATGTTATCACGGTAACTAATCAGGGTTCAGATGTTAGTACCAACATCAAAATTGCCTGCTTGTTAGAGGATTCAATGCAATATGTATCATCCTCAGGACCGACAACAGGAGTACTAGATGGTAAAACCTTGAATTTTAGTCCTCTGGCAAGCCTGGCGCCAAAAGCAAAAGTGAGTTGGAAGGTTGTTATTAAAGCAATGAGTTCTGGAGACGCCCGGTTTAAGGTCAGTATGATTGAGGATTGTCTTGCCAGACCGGTTGAAGAGACGGAAGCAACGAATTTCTATAAATAATTTTTGTTTTGCTTAAAGGATACGGATATTCTCCTTGCGGGTTCAATTTTGTAAATTGGCGTGCCCAGCGAAGAGTAGTACTTACTAACGGGTGAAAGTCCTGTCATGGTAAAAGCCAGAAGCCATGTAGCCAGGATGGCAGGGGGTGAGGGAAACGTTACCTTCTGAAGCCCATCGACAAAGACCGCTCTAAGGCGGGTGAGCAACTCTCCGGGTTGTAACGAATGTGAACGGAGAAGTATCCTCGTAACAAATGAGAACCACTGGCCGAGCCTGTCAATTTAAGGTGAAGGCAAGATTCTTATCCAAGAACTGGCAAAAAGGGAGAAGGACAGTGGCGGGGTATTAGCGGCGACACGGGGAGAAACGGGGAACACAAACCTCAGCCTGTTGCCACTACGCCAGTGTTTTACTCTACAATCCCTATATTTTGCATGGTCGATAGCTTATAGCATTTTCATGGTTAAACACATAGGAAATATTCCAAATTGAGGGTTCAGGTTATAAACCTGAACCCGCCCAGGGATTTCAAAATAATGGTTCGGTACCTATCCAGATTTCTCCTCCTACAACTTTGCCATTAGGTTCTTTTACAGAAATATTTTGCCTTAATTGAGGAATAAACGAGGTTCCGTTCCTGGTTATTTCTTCTCTCGTATTCTTGTACATGATCTTCATTAAGATATTGTATTTTAACTTTGTTCTTTGCTCCGTAGATAAGATAATATCTTCTAAATTGCTCATAACCTTTGATTTGTCCCATAAAAAAATAAAATCCTGAGAGGAAGAAAATTCTTTATCTAAGGTATCTAAAAGTTCCTCGCATTCATCGATAAGTCTGGCTTCTTTTAGCAGGGAAGGATCTATAACTATATGTATCTCATCCCATTCCTCATTAATTACTTTAGATTCAATTTTCAAAGATTGCTTGATCTCATGCGTCTTTAAAAATGTTGCTGTATAAGGCTCGAATAGCTCAGCCTCAGGGCATGAGAAAAGGCCGGTTTTCAACTGTGGTTGTCTGCCATAAAGAAGACCAGCTTCGATTTGGCCAATAGCTTTAGCCTTAAGTTCAAAAAGATAACTTTTGTTTCTTTCTATGAATCTTGCCTGATCGATAAAAAGATATCCGTGTATTAATGAGTCCCGATGTTTAATTCCCAATCTCAATATATAATAGCCAGGCAATCCGTTAACCTCCTGTGCCCGGAAAGCTATATACAGCTCATTTCGATCATTCCTGTCTTCTGTGTTTTTGATTTCATCGATACGGATAAATTGCTCGTCTCCATGCTGTATCAGATCTGTAGCATCTTCCTTAATCCCTTGTTTACGAATACATCCCCAGATTTCATAGGTAACTACAAGGGAAGCGTTCTTCAGGGTAATTTCTTGCTCTTTAAGCTGAGAACTATCGTCTGCTTCAATAGTCACGCAACTACCCAGTACCATAAAACATATTATGATGTAACAAGATCTTGTTCTTACATTCATGAGGTATCTGATAATCTTATTTAGCTAATATATCAAGGGAAATTAGGGCCATGATTTTTGCGAAGTCAACGAGTTCTTTAATACTGATTGATTCATTTGTGGCATGTGCTTCGGCTACATCGCCGGGGCCAAATCCAACGGCTATTATACCCTTTTGGATAAGCTGTTTTGTTACAGTAGCGCCAGATAATCCTTTTGGTTGTGGACAAGTACCCAAAATGGATTGCGCATGTTTTGAGATTAATTCTACGAGTAAATTATCGGTGGGGACAGCAGTGGGAGGTTGATCAGAAATGATTTTTACATCAAATCGTGCAGGGCATAGTGCCTCAACTTCCTTAATAATATTTTTTATATCGTTAACAATAATATCTGATGAATCTCCGGGTAAATAACGAATATCCATCTGTACTTTACAGAGAGCAGGTACAATATTGGGCACTGTTCCACTATGGATAGAGCCAAGATTCAAGGTAGGTGGCGAGTGGAGTGGATGCGAGGTTTGCCTGAACTTTAATTGTTTTATCCTATCGAGCAAGATGATCATGTTCCATATCGCATTTATTCCCATCTCTGGTCTTGAACCATGCGCCTGCTTACCATGAGAGGCGATCTCTAAGAACAACGTACCTTTTTCAGTTACATCGATTATCTGCATATTGTGTGCGACATCAGGAATGATGGCAAAGTCTGCACTAATGCCGCATTCATTCAATAAATATTCTAATCCTAGCGTGGAGCCTCGTTCCTCATCAGCAACACCGATTAATAAAAATTGGCCTTTCAGTTTAGATTCGTTCTCTTTAAGGAATCGTGCAACAGCCATCATGGCAGCCATCTGTCCTTTATTATCAGAGGCTCCTCTACCGTAGATTCGTCCGTTTTCTATCCATGCTTCAAAGGGATCCTTCTTCCAATCATCACCGGCTGGTACAACATCTAAATGACATGCAACAAGCAAAGTAGGGGTGGAGGATGTGATTTCCTTGCGACCTATGTATCCAATGATGTTTGCTCTGTGTTTTACCTTTTCAAAAATGGTATATGGAATTTGTAATGATTTAAAAAAATCCTCAACAACTTCGACAGCGAGGACTTCATTCCCAGGAGGATTTTCGGTCTTTTTATTGATTAATTTAACGGCGAGTTCAACGATCTTATTTTCCTCATTTTGCATATATTCCTTCACATAATGTATAGAATTATCTGAAGCATATTTTCCCATAACAGTATTTCCTCTGGCAATAGTAGACTTTAAGGATTTTAAAACGTTGTATTGTAAACAGAATTATTCAAGTTTATCAAATAAGTTTTTCTTTAATTCACAGATTGGGCATACCCAGTCCGCTGGTAAATCCTCAAATTCTGTTCCGGATTTGATGTCCTTCTTTGGATCTCCCCTTTTAGGATCATAGGTGTAACGGCATATTATGCACTCTGCTTTTGACATATTTCTTATTCTCTGGATCATTTGAATTTGGGATTTTAATATGTTGTATCGGTCAAGGACATTGTTCTCTACACATATTTAATACAGTACAGTTCTATTGATACAGTATTACAATGTAAAACACTTCCTTTTGCAAGCTTTTTATACCTGCCATATATCTTTGTATAGACTTAAATATGAGATAACAGTAATCATTGCGGATGAAAGAGATATGAAAAAAAAGTATGAAGAAATTTATGAAATTTGTGTTTGACAAGTATCAGCAAATAAAGGATTATAAAAGTAATGGATGAAATGATGGAGAAAAGAGGTAATTCCTTTAGCCTTGTCTTTGAGTAAGCTATATACGATATTTCATGTGGATGTATAAAAGAAGATTATTATGAATAAGCGTGAGCCGACAAATTATGGATTTTAAGAAATATAAATTAGGGGAAAAGAGTAGATCATTACGTGACACTATAAAGGGTCTCATAAAGGGAGAATTCTGCTTAAGCGAGAACTTCCTCAATAAGTGCATGAAAGATTTTACACAAGTTCAGTCAATTAAATTGCTCAATGGATATTTCATACTAAACGTATCAAATATTGAAGCTGTACTTAACTACGATTCATGTGAATTCAATGCAAATACAAGATCGGTAACATTTAAAGTACTTAATCTTAAGCCGTTTTACTACAAACCGTTTCTGAATCTCATTCACTTGAAATTTCCATTCCTGAAGTTTGATAAAGATGCAGAAAAGACAAGATTACTTACTTGCCACTTAAATAAAATCCCTGCGCTTAAGGATAACAAGATTGTAAATAGTCGTTATTTATCATATCTTACCGTAAAATATATAAAATGCACAGAAGGTAAGGTTGCTGTGAAGTTAAAGATACCATTAAAAGCCTTGAAAGATAAGCTATTTAAGGGTTCTGTACCAAAATCTAACTAGCAGCTTTTGTCGTGAAGAAAATAAATAATTATGGAAAAAACACACGGAGTCTATTACAGGTTGAGTTATAAGTTCTCAATCTAAAGAGAAACAAACTAATTCAATACCATATTAACATATTTGGATGTGGGGTGGATTAGGCGAGGTGAATCCACTATTTCTCTGATCATGCATGGGGTTCTATAATGACTTTTATGGAATCCTTTGCCCCGGCAACCAGTTTAAAGCCTGTAGCTGTTTCAGAAAGACTTAGCCTATGGGTAATTAAGTCTCGTACTGCTACCCTGCCTGCACGGATTAGTTCAATGGCTGTAGCCATATCATCCGGTGGTCCGGCATAAGACATGATAAAAGAGTTACAATTGCGCCAGAGGTCCCAAAGGTTTACAGGAGTTGAGACATTTGGTTCTGTTGGGGCAAAAAAAAGAATCGTCCCGCCCCGTTCCACAGAGTTTAATGCCTGTCCTATGGCTGCAGCGGCCCCTGTACATACGACAACCAGGTCAGCCAGGCGTCCGTTATTGGTTTTACGCAGATAGGCGGGAACATCTTCCTTTGCGTGAATTACATGGTCAGCTCCGGATTGTTGTGCCATTTTTAATCGATATTCAGTAATATCGACTGCAAAAATTCGTCCGGCCCCCAGCGCGCGTGCTAATTGAATGTGAAGGAGTCCGGATATGCCGCTGCCGATAACGAGTACACTCTGTCCTGCACGTAATTTTGCCTTTCTTTGCCCAAGGAGGGTGCAGGCTAAAGGCTCAACAAAGGTTCCTTCCTCAAAAGAAACTTCATCCGGCAAAACAAAGGTACCCCGATCAACATTGATGTGCGGAATACGAATATATTCAGAAAAACCACCAGGATAAAAATTTGTAGTGCGCAAGGTATCACATACCGAATAATGGCCATTCAGGCAGTAATGGCACGTATTGCAGGGGACATGATGGGCCACGGTTACCCGATCACCTGCTTTATAACGCTTCACTCCTTCTCCAACGGACACTACTTCACCGGCAATCTCATGCCCCAGTACGAGAGGTGCCTTTTTAATACGGTACCATTCCATTACGTCACTTCCGCAAACACCACTGGCTATTACCTTCACTAATAATTCACCCGGGCCAATGTGAGGGATTTGCATCTCTTCAATTCGAACATCTCTGTTGTTGTAATACATTGCTACGCGCATATTGTTTCCCTTTAGAAAAGCTTTTCTAAAACACTCGTATATTTCCCCCTCTTTTAAAGCATTCACCATTTCCCCCTTTTCTAAAGGGGGACTAAGGGGGATTATGGGTGGTTATTCTTCACCGTTTCCACATTTTAGCTTGATGCATATGGGCTAGCCTTGCCCTACATCACTCTGTTTTTCATGTTAATTAAGCGGGTTTACGGTAGGGCGGATTAAGCGATAGCGAATCCGCCTTTTCTGGAAATAGTAGTGGTGGATTCGGCGTAAAAACCAACGCCTTAATCCACCCTACTCATAACTTGATGTATAGGAATCTCACCGTAGGGCAACCCTTCAGGGTCGCCTGGCAAGGCTAAAGCCTCGCCCTACATCGACACCGTTTTTTCATGATCCGCTGCCAAAGGCAGCTTAATTTAATTAATAGATTCTATTAGTGAACAATGACAATGAGCAGTATCAGTAAACAACGTCTTAACCGACACTATCCAGTAACACTTACCAGACTTTCCCATACTCTATAAGATATTCACTATTTCTTTTTATTCTTCTCTGCATTAAAGATGTCATTTGCTTGTTTTGCCGTTGCATCCTCGTGGATGATAGCGCGTAAAGCCTTGATCATGGCTATGGGGTACTCATTTTGCCAGATGTTCCTTCCTAAATTCACACCAATAGCTCCCTTTTGCATTCCATCATGAACAAACTCAAATACCTCAAGGTCTGAGTTTACCTTCGGTCCACCTGCCATGACGACAGGTACAGGGCATCCATTCGTAACTTTTTCAAAATTCTCGCACCAGTAAGTTTTTACGACCCGAGCGCCCAATTCTGCTGCAATACGGCAACAGAGTGCGAGGTAACGGGCGTCACGCTTTTCCATTTCCCTTCCAACAGCCGTAACTGCCATTACGGGAATACCATACCTTTCCGCTTCATTTACTAATGTTGATAGATTTAACAGAGTTTGGTGTTCATATTTACTGCCGATAAAGACGGAAATACCTACACCAGAGGCGTTTAGACGAATAGCCTCTTCTATGGAAGTGGTAAGACTTTCGTTTGCCAGGTCTTCACCAACCATACTTGTGCATCCGGATACTCTAAGGATAATGGGTTTGCTATTTACCGGATCTATGCACGAACGTAATACCCCGCGGGTACAAAAAAGGGCGTCGCTGTATTCAAGAATGGGTTGAATAGTCTTGCCCGGCTTTTCCAGGTTAGTAGTGGGACCCTGGAAATATCCATGGTCAATTGGTAAAAACATACATCGGCCGTTTGGTTTTATAAGTTGAGATAAACGATTCTTCATTCCCCAAGGCATTATTTCATTCCTCCCTTTAACAGTGTGAACAATTTTTATGTGTCTTTTCAGGTCTCACAATTAAATATCCTTTTCCTATCAGCCAATGATGGAACTGATAGGTGGTATATTTGCAATGTGTTTTACAAATATCCCTAATCTTTTCATATTCAGAAGAACCTTCCTTTTGTGCATTCAGGTCCATTTGCACTGAACATTTTATATCATTACAGAATTCCCGCCGTTTATAATCTACATATCCTTTGATTGACATAGGCATATCCTTTACAGAGGAGAACTAAGAAAAAAATATATGTAACAAAAAGTACTGGTGTATCAAATAAAAATTTACTATGTGTTAGAATTACTATTCCTCTCGATATCTTTTTGTATCAGTTTTGAAAGGGTGATAGCGTTATTTACTGCATAGCCAGCCTCGTCATTGTTAAAGTAGACAAATACATCTTTCCCTTCTTTCAACCATGCTTTTATTCTTTTGGAATCAGTTTGTAGTTCATCATCGGAATAGCAGTTCTTATGAGAATATTGCTTTGCCCTGTGATGCCGGAGGTATACAAAATCAGTTACTATGGGGGTATATCCGGTAAATTTTGGAAAATCAGCAATGCATATGGCTATATGAGCATTTTCCAATATACGATATACATCCTTACAAAACCAACTCTTATTCCGAAATTCAAATACAAAGGGGATGGTACTCAATTTTCTCAATAATGATACAAAATTGAATAACCTATCGATATGTACCGTGAACGTAGGCGGCAATTGCCATAATACTATTGATAATTTTTCTTTAAGAAACTTTGTTCTACCCAAAAATAATTTTAATGGCGCTTCTACTTCATTGAGTCTTTTAATATGGGTAATAAATCGGCTCCCTTTTACCGCAAATGAAAAATCATCTGGTGTTTGCCGGTACCAGTTTTTGAAGGCATTTTCAGAAGGCAAGTGATAAAAGGAGACATTCAGTTCCACGCTTTTAAGAAATTGTGAATAATATTCCAGCCACTTGCTTTTAGATAGTTCCCCCGGATAAAATACTCCATTCCCCCAGTGTTTATAAGTAAAGCCACTGGTACCTATATATACCTTGTCTTTCTTC is a window from the Candidatus Jettenia sp. genome containing:
- a CDS encoding M20 family metallopeptidase — protein: MGKYASDNSIHYVKEYMQNEENKIVELAVKLINKKTENPPGNEVLAVEVVEDFFKSLQIPYTIFEKVKHRANIIGYIGRKEITSSTPTLLVACHLDVVPAGDDWKKDPFEAWIENGRIYGRGASDNKGQMAAMMAVARFLKENESKLKGQFLLIGVADEERGSTLGLEYLLNECGISADFAIIPDVAHNMQIIDVTEKGTLFLEIASHGKQAHGSRPEMGINAIWNMIILLDRIKQLKFRQTSHPLHSPPTLNLGSIHSGTVPNIVPALCKVQMDIRYLPGDSSDIIVNDIKNIIKEVEALCPARFDVKIISDQPPTAVPTDNLLVELISKHAQSILGTCPQPKGLSGATVTKQLIQKGIIAVGFGPGDVAEAHATNESISIKELVDFAKIMALISLDILAK
- a CDS encoding rubredoxin, whose protein sequence is MSKAECIICRYTYDPKRGDPKKDIKSGTEFEDLPADWVCPICELKKNLFDKLE
- a CDS encoding zinc-dependent dehydrogenase → MRVAMYYNNRDVRIEEMQIPHIGPGELLVKVIASGVCGSDVMEWYRIKKAPLVLGHEIAGEVVSVGEGVKRYKAGDRVTVAHHVPCNTCHYCLNGHYSVCDTLRTTNFYPGGFSEYIRIPHINVDRGTFVLPDEVSFEEGTFVEPLACTLLGQRKAKLRAGQSVLVIGSGISGLLHIQLARALGAGRIFAVDITEYRLKMAQQSGADHVIHAKEDVPAYLRKTNNGRLADLVVVCTGAAAAIGQALNSVERGGTILFFAPTEPNVSTPVNLWDLWRNCNSFIMSYAGPPDDMATAIELIRAGRVAVRDLITHRLSLSETATGFKLVAGAKDSIKVIIEPHA
- the lsrF gene encoding 3-hydroxy-5-phosphonooxypentane-2,4-dione thiolase — its product is MPWGMKNRLSQLIKPNGRCMFLPIDHGYFQGPTTNLEKPGKTIQPILEYSDALFCTRGVLRSCIDPVNSKPIILRVSGCTSMVGEDLANESLTTSIEEAIRLNASGVGISVFIGSKYEHQTLLNLSTLVNEAERYGIPVMAVTAVGREMEKRDARYLALCCRIAAELGARVVKTYWCENFEKVTNGCPVPVVMAGGPKVNSDLEVFEFVHDGMQKGAIGVNLGRNIWQNEYPIAMIKALRAIIHEDATAKQANDIFNAEKNKKK
- a CDS encoding DUF72 domain-containing protein, with amino-acid sequence MKKDKVYIGTSGFTYKHWGNGVFYPGELSKSKWLEYYSQFLKSVELNVSFYHLPSENAFKNWYRQTPDDFSFAVKGSRFITHIKRLNEVEAPLKLFLGRTKFLKEKLSIVLWQLPPTFTVHIDRLFNFVSLLRKLSTIPFVFEFRNKSWFCKDVYRILENAHIAICIADFPKFTGYTPIVTDFVYLRHHRAKQYSHKNCYSDDELQTDSKRIKAWLKEGKDVFVYFNNDEAGYAVNNAITLSKLIQKDIERNSNSNT